From one Cyanobacterium stanieri PCC 7202 genomic stretch:
- a CDS encoding DNA-cytosine methyltransferase (PFAM: C-5 cytosine-specific DNA methylase~TIGRFAM: DNA-methyltransferase (dcm)~COGs: COG0270 Site-specific DNA methylase~InterPro IPR001525:IPR018117~KEGG: mat:MARTH_orf138 cytosine-specific methyltransferase, related to HhaI~PFAM: C-5 cytosine-specific DNA methylase~SPTR: Cytosine-specific methyltransferase;~TIGRFAM: DNA-cytosine methyltransferase) — MKVIKNLKFVDLFAGIGGFHQALKSYQADCVFASEWDQYSQEIYLKNHGILPEGDITKIPEFDIPSHDLLCAGFPCQAFSISGKQLGFNDTRGTLFFDVARIVNYHQPKFILLENVKNFARHDHGNALNIVVNTLDEIGYKVYYQVLNSSYFGVPQKRERIYIVAFRKDLEVDNFIFPNGYHQPVKLIDFCLDDEETQDFIINRKDINFKEKIDIVPDILGNYPQKPIRIGTVNKGGQGERIYHQNGHAITLSAYGGGVGAKTGLYLINDKVRRLAPRECARIMGFPDSFIVHDRKNIAYKQFGNGVVVNVIKAIFEEILRIYSLSFCDDKPLQKVKVCP; from the coding sequence ATGAAGGTAATTAAAAACTTGAAATTCGTAGATTTATTTGCAGGAATCGGTGGCTTTCATCAAGCCCTAAAATCTTATCAAGCTGATTGTGTTTTTGCTTCGGAATGGGATCAATATTCCCAAGAAATATATTTAAAAAATCATGGTATTTTACCCGAGGGGGATATTACCAAAATACCTGAATTTGATATTCCTAGTCATGATCTTTTATGTGCGGGTTTTCCTTGTCAAGCGTTTAGTATTTCGGGGAAGCAGTTAGGTTTTAATGATACTAGGGGGACTTTATTTTTTGATGTGGCTAGGATTGTAAATTATCACCAACCTAAATTTATTCTCCTTGAAAATGTTAAAAACTTTGCCAGACATGATCATGGTAATGCTTTAAATATAGTCGTTAATACTTTAGATGAAATAGGTTATAAAGTTTATTATCAAGTTTTAAATTCTTCTTATTTTGGAGTACCGCAAAAGAGAGAAAGAATTTATATAGTTGCTTTTAGAAAAGATTTAGAAGTTGATAATTTTATTTTTCCTAATGGTTATCATCAACCTGTAAAATTAATAGATTTTTGCTTGGATGATGAAGAAACCCAAGATTTTATTATTAATAGAAAAGATATAAACTTTAAAGAAAAGATAGATATAGTGCCAGATATTCTGGGTAATTATCCTCAAAAACCAATCAGAATTGGTACGGTAAATAAGGGAGGACAAGGGGAAAGAATTTATCACCAAAATGGTCATGCTATCACCCTATCTGCCTATGGGGGAGGGGTGGGGGCAAAAACTGGTTTATATTTAATTAATGATAAAGTAAGAAGATTAGCCCCGAGGGAATGTGCCAGAATAATGGGTTTTCCTGATAGTTTTATCGTTCATGATAGAAAAAATATCGCTTATAAACAGTTTGGAAATGGTGTAGTAGTAAATGTTATTAAAGCAATTTTTGAAGAAATTTTGAGGATTTATAGTCTTTCTTTTTGTGATGATAAACCCTTGCAAAAAGTGAAGGTTTGCCCCTAA
- a CDS encoding Uncharacterized protein family UPF0133 (PFAM: Uncharacterised BCR, YbaB family COG0718~TIGRFAM: DNA-binding protein, YbaB/EbfC family~COGs: COG0718 conserved hypothetical protein~InterPro IPR004401~KEGG: syn:slr1847 hypothetical protein~PFAM: Uncharacterised protein family UPF0133~SPTR: UPF0133 protein MC7420_410), translating to MAQGKGFGLGLGKMKELAEAFKKAQQVQEGAKQLQQELETMEIQGQSEDGLVVVTMSGNQEPLKVDIKEEALSNGSEALSASVTAALKDAYQKSTDTMRERMEELTGSFGLPGM from the coding sequence ATGGCACAAGGAAAAGGATTTGGACTCGGACTCGGTAAAATGAAGGAACTTGCAGAAGCCTTCAAAAAAGCTCAACAGGTGCAAGAAGGAGCGAAGCAACTCCAACAAGAACTAGAAACCATGGAAATTCAAGGGCAAAGTGAAGATGGTTTGGTGGTTGTCACCATGAGTGGAAATCAAGAGCCTTTGAAAGTGGACATCAAAGAAGAGGCTTTAAGTAATGGATCCGAGGCTCTTTCTGCCAGTGTTACCGCTGCGCTCAAAGACGCTTATCAAAAATCCACCGACACCATGCGCGAGAGAATGGAAGAGTTAACTGGTAGTTTTGGATTACCCGGAATGTAA
- a CDS encoding nucleoside recognition domain protein (PFAM: Nucleoside recognition~COGs: COG0700 membrane protein~InterPro IPR011642~KEGG: cyc:PCC7424_0706 nucleoside recognition domain protein~PFAM: nucleoside recognition domain protein~SPTR: Nucleoside recognition domain protein) has translation MIESVADIFNTTAKYIIPLLLMGIPFYALVFKRVKVYEVFTEGAKDGFTIAIQIIPYLVAILVAIGMFRASGALDIMLNILSPVLSMIGFPPENFLLAIMRPLSGGGSFGLLSDLVETYGADSLIGKIAATMYGSTETTFYVLAVYFGSVGIKRVRHALLAGLIADVVGIISAVYICRLFFA, from the coding sequence ATGATTGAATCCGTTGCCGATATTTTTAATACCACCGCTAAATATATTATTCCCCTCCTCTTGATGGGTATTCCCTTCTATGCCCTAGTATTTAAAAGAGTCAAAGTGTACGAAGTATTTACCGAAGGAGCAAAAGATGGCTTTACCATCGCCATCCAAATCATTCCCTACCTCGTCGCCATCCTTGTCGCCATTGGGATGTTTCGAGCCAGTGGGGCGTTAGATATAATGCTCAATATCTTATCCCCCGTACTATCCATGATTGGCTTCCCCCCCGAAAACTTCCTCCTCGCCATCATGCGTCCCCTCTCTGGGGGGGGCTCTTTTGGATTACTCAGTGATTTGGTAGAAACCTATGGGGCAGACTCCCTCATTGGTAAAATTGCCGCCACCATGTACGGTTCCACAGAAACCACCTTCTATGTTTTAGCCGTTTATTTTGGTTCAGTGGGCATCAAAAGAGTGCGTCACGCCCTTCTGGCAGGATTAATCGCTGATGTGGTGGGCATTATTAGTGCTGTTTATATTTGTCGTCTCTTTTTTGCTTAG
- a CDS encoding inositol monophosphatase (PFAM: Inositol monophosphatase family~COGs: COG0483 fructose-1 6-bisphosphatase of inositol monophosphatase family~InterPro IPR000760:IPR020583~KEGG: tel:tlr1657 extragenic suppressor protein SuhB-like protein~PFAM: inositol monophosphatase~SPTR: Inositol monophosphatase family), with translation MTANESISIYLDIALLAARAGGAVLSHYWGKQLAIAEKGRSGDLVTQVDKESEAEVIKVIQRHCPDHAIFAEESGKSGTQNHKYQWVIDPLDGTTNYAHGYPQAAVSIGLNIDGIPSVGVVYNPMKEELWCAGKGLGATLNGQTIRVSHTQELKDSLLVTGFAYDRRETNDNNYAEFCYLTHLTQGVRRAGSASLDLCELAGGRLDGYWERGLSPWDLLAGVVIVTEAGGYITAYDGSPFDINTGRILATNGKIHEALMIALKNTPHSPAFSFADVVG, from the coding sequence ATGACTGCTAACGAATCAATTTCTATCTATCTCGACATCGCTTTACTAGCCGCTAGGGCTGGAGGTGCTGTACTTAGTCACTATTGGGGGAAACAATTGGCGATCGCCGAAAAAGGCAGATCAGGAGATTTAGTCACCCAAGTAGATAAGGAATCCGAAGCAGAAGTAATCAAAGTCATACAAAGACATTGCCCAGACCATGCTATTTTTGCCGAAGAATCAGGAAAAAGTGGCACTCAAAACCATAAATATCAATGGGTAATTGATCCCCTAGACGGCACCACTAACTATGCCCATGGCTATCCTCAAGCCGCCGTTTCCATCGGTCTAAATATTGACGGCATCCCCTCCGTAGGGGTGGTTTACAACCCCATGAAGGAAGAATTATGGTGCGCTGGGAAAGGATTAGGTGCCACCCTCAACGGTCAAACCATTAGGGTATCCCACACCCAAGAATTAAAAGATAGTTTATTGGTGACAGGTTTTGCTTACGATAGACGAGAAACCAATGATAATAATTACGCTGAGTTTTGTTACCTTACCCATCTTACCCAAGGAGTTAGAAGGGCGGGAAGTGCCTCCCTTGATTTATGCGAATTGGCAGGGGGAAGATTGGATGGTTATTGGGAAAGAGGTTTAAGCCCTTGGGATTTATTGGCAGGGGTAGTAATAGTCACCGAAGCGGGGGGATATATTACCGCCTATGACGGTTCACCATTTGATATTAACACAGGTCGCATTTTAGCCACCAATGGTAAAATTCACGAGGCTTTGATGATTGCTTTAAAAAATACTCCCCATAGTCCAGCTTTTTCTTTTGCTGATGTGGTCGGTTAA
- a CDS encoding protein tyrosine phosphatase (PFAM: Low molecular weight phosphotyrosine protein phosphatase~COGs: COG0394 Protein-tyrosine-phosphatase~InterPro IPR017867:IPR000106~KEGG: syp:SYNPCC7002_A0973 low molecular weight phosphotyrosine protein phosphatase~PFAM: Protein-tyrosine phosphatase, low molecular weight~SMART: Protein-tyrosine phosphatase, low molecular weight~SPTR: Low molecular weight phosphotyrosine protein phosphatase), giving the protein MVKLLFVCLGNICRSPSAENIMIHLIEKEGLQDKITCDSAGTSRYHIGASPDSRMREAAKKRGIKLVGKARQIEDFDLEYFDLILAMDKSNYQDILSLDLKGKYRDKVKLMCDFASSHNDQEVPDPYYGGESGFNYVIDLLLDSCQGLLDYVKKEYSIN; this is encoded by the coding sequence ATGGTTAAATTATTATTTGTTTGTTTAGGTAATATTTGTCGATCACCCTCAGCGGAAAATATTATGATTCACTTAATAGAAAAAGAGGGTTTACAAGATAAGATAACTTGTGATTCGGCTGGAACTTCCCGTTATCATATCGGTGCTTCCCCCGATAGCAGAATGAGAGAAGCTGCCAAAAAAAGAGGTATTAAATTAGTAGGAAAAGCCAGACAAATTGAAGATTTTGACCTCGAATATTTTGATTTAATTTTGGCAATGGATAAGTCTAATTATCAGGATATTTTATCTTTAGATTTGAAGGGGAAATATAGAGATAAGGTTAAGTTAATGTGCGATTTTGCTTCTAGTCACAATGATCAAGAAGTACCAGATCCTTATTATGGGGGAGAATCAGGTTTTAATTATGTGATTGATTTGTTACTTGATTCTTGTCAGGGTTTATTAGACTATGTGAAGAAAGAATATAGTATCAACTGA